One part of the Luteibacter yeojuensis genome encodes these proteins:
- a CDS encoding DsbA family protein, protein MIFIRRIPIVLFATACMLACLATPAAASGSEPILKEYARFYHPVALTWHPGDPEVIEFFSYNCNYCYAAEKSVAVFKKTKPADIRFQAYEVAYDNVAWQLSQYAFAAASLAGVEEQVHADLFHRFNVDKKLFDTKADVVDFFRSEGLLEKVQPYLESDASKDLRMKIYQMAVDAEVTRTPTFVVKGQYVVYWGTDQDPGKFADLLVALARVPRKN, encoded by the coding sequence GTGATCTTCATTCGTCGAATCCCGATCGTCCTCTTCGCGACGGCGTGCATGCTGGCCTGCCTTGCCACGCCGGCGGCCGCGTCGGGCTCCGAACCGATCCTGAAGGAGTACGCGCGGTTCTACCACCCCGTCGCCCTTACGTGGCATCCGGGCGATCCGGAGGTCATCGAGTTCTTCTCGTATAACTGCAACTACTGCTACGCAGCCGAGAAGTCCGTTGCCGTGTTCAAGAAGACGAAGCCTGCGGACATCCGTTTCCAGGCTTATGAAGTTGCCTACGACAATGTGGCCTGGCAGTTGTCCCAGTACGCATTCGCCGCGGCCTCCCTCGCGGGTGTCGAAGAACAGGTACATGCCGATCTCTTCCACCGCTTCAATGTCGACAAGAAGCTGTTCGACACGAAGGCCGACGTCGTGGATTTCTTCCGTTCCGAAGGATTGCTCGAGAAGGTCCAGCCTTACCTGGAATCGGATGCGTCGAAGGATCTTCGAATGAAGATTTACCAGATGGCCGTCGACGCCGAGGTGACGCGGACGCCTACTTTCGTCGTCAAGGGGCAATACGTTGTCTATTGGGGTACGGACCAGGATCCAGGCAAGTTCGCCGATCTGCTGGTGGCCCTGGCGCGCGTGCCTCGGAAGAACTGA
- a CDS encoding ABC transporter permease yields the protein MLSTVVTLAVVFAISATVLSLNGLFLYNALPYDEPGQLVDIHADIGTKDQVLQGNARGFADAWANAASFAGQFAVAASSGGRLRLASNDEYIGYGSVGPGYFRMLHASALAGRTLDELSPELWRSRVAVISHDLARRAFGEGRAVDGVIRLDGFDYRVVGVMPDDFVSPKSLAGDREDLWIPLPAAPQGAAAWNGFSNSLVLLGRLAHPSDAAAVQATLDTVTSRLTQGDAKGMLPEGTVVTPVLVPLRDAIVGDTYRGGLLMLGITACLVILGLSIVGTMLVARMAARRSVIATHMVLGARKASARWLVWAEVLILVVVSLFAAIPLNGYAVQAVKALASASLPRLSELSPGIGYLLFMALVALLSGLIAASTPLRGLGRSSLSLELAGGAKGSAGGSRFRGRAIVLGVQFFVIAGVLYLGGIVLVDSVRRLTASVGYREEGSSYVQLFLPADQRDGTSKRDVMQRLKERFVAEGAKDIANVDMPTISQALALFRVATATGANIGNFAVNGVGRSYLEAMRMKLMEGRRFDDNDFHDHADAVVLGVSAARLVGGRDSALGKRIQIDGRGYTVVGVVNDVVNPVASAPGAGLQAYLPYEYPDDVPTLAFFVFGDIAGQPEKLAGIVREVVPQAAIDANVPTKTLRLDVVREYRVKAAVCAVLVLLAILMAAAGTEAVVRYVFIGTAREIAARIAAGARIRHLVAELTSTVLKPLGVALAAFAVAAIAVVTTTTVISGIAGPLAAALGVVACASCLAVFVIVASRLAARRLIERGYLHLIHVLT from the coding sequence GTGCTCTCGACCGTGGTCACCCTGGCAGTCGTTTTTGCCATATCGGCAACCGTGCTCTCCCTCAACGGCTTGTTCCTGTACAACGCGCTGCCGTACGACGAACCCGGGCAGCTGGTCGATATCCATGCCGACATCGGGACCAAGGACCAGGTATTGCAAGGCAATGCGCGCGGGTTCGCGGACGCCTGGGCGAATGCGGCATCGTTCGCCGGGCAATTCGCGGTAGCGGCATCTTCCGGTGGCCGGCTGCGATTGGCCAGCAACGACGAATACATCGGCTATGGAAGTGTCGGCCCGGGATATTTTCGGATGCTTCATGCTTCCGCCCTTGCCGGACGAACCCTGGACGAGCTGTCGCCGGAACTATGGCGGTCGCGCGTTGCGGTGATTTCGCACGATCTGGCGCGCCGGGCCTTCGGCGAGGGGCGCGCCGTCGATGGCGTGATCCGGCTGGACGGGTTCGATTACCGGGTCGTCGGCGTCATGCCGGACGACTTCGTGTCGCCGAAATCGCTGGCGGGAGACAGGGAAGATCTCTGGATCCCGTTACCGGCCGCGCCACAGGGAGCAGCGGCGTGGAACGGATTCTCGAACAGCCTCGTACTGCTCGGCAGGCTCGCCCACCCGTCGGACGCCGCCGCGGTCCAGGCGACGCTCGATACCGTGACCTCGCGGTTGACCCAGGGCGATGCCAAGGGGATGCTCCCCGAGGGGACCGTTGTCACGCCCGTGCTGGTGCCGCTGCGTGACGCCATCGTCGGCGATACCTACCGCGGCGGGCTTCTCATGCTCGGCATCACCGCGTGTCTCGTCATCCTGGGGCTCTCCATCGTAGGTACGATGCTGGTCGCCCGCATGGCCGCACGCCGCTCCGTCATCGCCACCCACATGGTCTTGGGCGCACGCAAGGCATCCGCCAGGTGGCTCGTCTGGGCCGAAGTGCTGATTCTCGTCGTCGTCTCGCTGTTTGCCGCAATCCCTCTCAACGGTTATGCGGTACAGGCCGTGAAGGCTCTCGCGAGCGCATCGCTGCCGCGCCTTTCCGAGCTTTCGCCGGGTATCGGATACCTGTTGTTCATGGCGTTGGTGGCGCTTCTTTCCGGCCTCATCGCGGCGTCGACGCCCCTTCGTGGCCTTGGCCGGAGTTCCCTTTCCCTCGAGTTGGCGGGAGGAGCCAAGGGGTCGGCGGGGGGAAGCCGCTTCCGAGGACGAGCCATCGTCCTGGGTGTGCAGTTCTTCGTGATAGCAGGCGTGCTCTATCTCGGCGGCATCGTGCTGGTCGATTCCGTCAGGCGGCTGACCGCTTCGGTCGGCTACCGGGAAGAAGGCTCGTCGTATGTGCAGCTCTTCTTGCCAGCCGACCAACGCGACGGCACGTCCAAACGGGACGTCATGCAGCGGTTGAAAGAGCGCTTCGTCGCCGAAGGGGCGAAGGACATTGCCAACGTCGACATGCCGACAATATCCCAGGCACTTGCCTTATTCAGGGTGGCGACGGCCACGGGAGCGAACATCGGCAACTTCGCGGTGAACGGCGTCGGCAGATCCTACCTGGAAGCGATGCGGATGAAACTCATGGAAGGTCGTCGTTTCGACGATAACGACTTCCACGATCACGCGGATGCCGTCGTACTCGGTGTTTCGGCCGCCAGGCTCGTCGGCGGTCGCGACTCGGCGCTCGGAAAGCGCATCCAGATCGACGGCAGGGGTTACACCGTCGTCGGGGTCGTGAATGACGTCGTGAACCCCGTCGCGTCGGCTCCGGGAGCAGGGTTGCAGGCATACCTTCCGTACGAATACCCAGACGATGTACCCACGCTCGCCTTCTTCGTCTTCGGGGACATCGCCGGGCAGCCGGAAAAGCTGGCAGGCATCGTAAGAGAGGTCGTACCGCAGGCTGCGATCGACGCCAACGTGCCGACGAAGACCCTGCGCCTGGATGTTGTACGGGAATATAGGGTGAAAGCCGCAGTGTGCGCGGTGCTGGTCCTCCTTGCCATCCTCATGGCAGCGGCCGGCACCGAAGCGGTGGTTCGCTACGTATTCATCGGAACGGCGCGCGAGATCGCGGCCCGCATCGCAGCGGGCGCACGCATCCGCCACCTTGTCGCCGAGCTGACGTCCACCGTGCTGAAGCCGCTCGGGGTTGCGCTCGCGGCGTTCGCGGTCGCGGCGATCGCCGTGGTCACGACGACCACCGTCATAAGCGGTATCGCCGGTCCGCTCGCGGCCGCGTTGGGCGTCGTGGCGTGCGCCTCGTGTCTTGCCGTGTTCGTGATCGTCGCCAGCCGCCTCGCCGCACGACGCTTGATCGAGCGGGGGTATCTCCATCTGATCCACGTGTTGACCTGA
- a CDS encoding ABC transporter ATP-binding protein, which yields MTALIELRDVARVFRTETVETHALRGVSMDVRAGEFVALTGPSGCGKSTLLNLLGLLDSPSTGTYRLNGVDVGSMGFDDRARERNRSIGFVFQAFQLIPELSVLDNVMLPARYAERPPEHAQDVARQLLERVGIAHRAGHLPTQLSGGQQQRVAIARAMFMSPALLLLDEPTGNLDAASGRAIMDLVGELHEGGTTVVLVTHEPSFAARAARVVHLLDGVLEHAH from the coding sequence ATGACGGCGCTGATAGAACTACGCGATGTCGCCCGCGTCTTCCGTACCGAAACGGTGGAGACCCATGCCTTGCGCGGTGTCTCGATGGATGTCCGAGCGGGGGAGTTCGTCGCCTTGACCGGGCCCTCCGGTTGCGGGAAGTCCACCTTGCTCAACCTGTTGGGATTGCTGGACAGTCCCAGCACGGGTACGTATCGCCTCAATGGCGTCGACGTAGGAAGCATGGGGTTCGACGACCGCGCGAGGGAGCGGAATCGGTCGATAGGCTTCGTGTTCCAGGCGTTTCAGCTCATTCCCGAATTGTCCGTCCTGGATAATGTCATGTTGCCGGCCCGCTATGCGGAGCGCCCTCCCGAACACGCCCAGGACGTCGCGCGGCAACTGCTCGAGCGAGTAGGCATCGCGCACCGTGCAGGCCATCTTCCGACGCAGCTCTCGGGCGGCCAACAGCAGCGTGTCGCCATCGCGCGCGCCATGTTCATGTCTCCGGCCCTGCTCTTGCTCGATGAGCCCACCGGAAACCTCGATGCAGCCAGCGGCAGGGCGATCATGGACCTGGTCGGAGAACTCCACGAGGGTGGAACCACGGTCGTGCTCGTGACACACGAACCGTCTTTCGCCGCCAGGGCGGCCAGGGTGGTGCACCTGCTCGACGGCGTGCTGGAGCACGCGCACTGA
- a CDS encoding JmjC domain-containing protein yields MKGAATGSVGLFDEVDLPTFLARYFEREALFGRSSLTVELSIDEVMELLPVAMANGGVRAIHPGVGAEGLAKADLLDRFGGHADAAGFRALFAEGQFSFAIQGLELHVPALASACARLATLFGYRFDVTAFLSPPRTVATRPHYDRSEVFALQLHGQKRWDLFEPVDRLPAHRARQRTVDVDAAVPRATKHLTPGDLLYVPRGVIHRVVNEDAAPSLHLSFVGLVDSWASVFGNAMEAAYAALMDSPEWRAAVRCREMAGDIPEMRLRQMIASFSSHMLATISLGTAGYLDHCINDDAQVQRLAAARKSIDLLDGPGSGLVVRLSGAHFLERYGDAYTTNVSTDGDRFYPVASTLLEALRGGPRPLEELVSRTSCSDEEFLRSMTVLIRDTGAASLDMATMDSA; encoded by the coding sequence GTGAAAGGCGCCGCGACCGGCTCCGTCGGTCTGTTCGACGAAGTCGACCTGCCCACGTTCCTCGCACGTTATTTCGAGCGCGAGGCGCTGTTCGGACGATCGTCGCTTACCGTCGAGCTTTCGATCGACGAGGTCATGGAACTCCTGCCCGTCGCGATGGCGAATGGGGGCGTGCGCGCCATCCACCCGGGCGTGGGGGCCGAGGGCCTGGCGAAAGCGGATCTTCTCGATCGCTTCGGTGGACACGCCGATGCCGCAGGTTTCCGCGCACTGTTCGCGGAGGGGCAATTCTCTTTCGCCATCCAGGGGCTGGAATTGCACGTGCCCGCGTTGGCAAGTGCTTGTGCCAGGCTTGCTACCTTGTTCGGCTATCGCTTCGATGTCACCGCCTTCCTTTCGCCGCCGCGCACCGTGGCAACGCGGCCGCACTACGATCGAAGCGAGGTCTTCGCCCTGCAGCTCCACGGGCAGAAGCGTTGGGATCTGTTCGAGCCCGTGGATCGCCTGCCCGCCCACCGAGCAAGGCAACGCACGGTCGACGTCGACGCCGCGGTTCCCCGGGCGACGAAACATCTGACCCCGGGCGACCTGCTGTACGTGCCGCGCGGCGTCATTCATCGCGTCGTCAACGAGGACGCGGCGCCATCGCTGCATCTCTCCTTCGTGGGGCTGGTGGACAGCTGGGCCTCGGTTTTCGGCAACGCGATGGAAGCGGCCTATGCCGCGTTGATGGACAGCCCGGAGTGGCGCGCGGCCGTGCGGTGCAGGGAGATGGCAGGCGACATACCGGAGATGCGGTTGCGACAGATGATCGCGTCCTTTTCCTCGCATATGCTGGCAACGATTTCCTTGGGAACGGCCGGTTACCTCGACCACTGCATCAACGACGACGCGCAGGTGCAGCGTCTTGCTGCGGCAAGAAAATCGATCGACCTCCTCGATGGACCGGGTTCGGGTCTGGTCGTGCGGCTCAGCGGCGCACACTTCCTGGAAAGGTACGGCGATGCGTACACGACGAACGTGTCGACGGACGGGGACCGCTTCTATCCGGTCGCCAGCACGCTGCTGGAGGCCTTGCGCGGAGGACCGAGACCGTTGGAAGAGCTCGTCTCGCGTACGTCCTGCAGCGACGAGGAATTCCTTCGATCGATGACGGTGCTGATCCGCGATACCGGCGCCGCCTCGCTCGACATGGCCACCATGGATTCCGCGTGA
- a CDS encoding HlyD family efflux transporter periplasmic adaptor subunit, whose translation MARKRALFLVVPLIVLVVFFGAFRTSRHAVRMGDVQWVTAVRGGARLPVQAYGSMTALTQKLLVSPVPAVVEEIAAPAGTVVMKNDLIIMLSSPRAAQELTLADAAVQKARLELKEALLAQRMDGISEADKLKAAESEASLEAKQSEAMKPLADKGIVSKLEMLRQEAKISTLRLQAESQRSRVSLLRELDASKVSAKQDAVEQAEVLQAQARHNVDALAVRAAIAGPVQDVFVSLGQSVAQGEKLAQVADAGHLVASLKVPQTHASQLAVGSPASLSIMGRQVPGHIVRVDPKVKDGAVMVDVQPLRPLPSGVRVAQSVSGDIQTISDSDAVYLPRREGMIPYSNAILYVRAGQDLMPRTVRFGAASDAQIEVVSGLTGGEEIAANLPATADASRIRIER comes from the coding sequence GTGGCCCGGAAACGTGCGTTGTTCCTGGTGGTGCCCCTGATCGTTCTCGTTGTCTTCTTCGGCGCCTTCCGCACATCGCGTCACGCGGTGCGCATGGGTGACGTGCAATGGGTGACAGCGGTACGAGGCGGTGCGCGCCTTCCCGTGCAGGCCTATGGCAGCATGACCGCCCTCACCCAGAAGCTCCTCGTGTCTCCCGTCCCCGCCGTCGTCGAGGAGATCGCGGCACCTGCGGGAACGGTCGTCATGAAGAACGACCTGATCATCATGCTCTCCAGCCCTCGAGCAGCGCAGGAGCTCACCCTGGCCGACGCCGCCGTGCAGAAGGCAAGGCTCGAGCTGAAGGAGGCCTTGCTGGCGCAGCGCATGGATGGCATCTCCGAGGCCGACAAGCTGAAGGCCGCCGAATCGGAGGCGTCGCTGGAGGCCAAGCAAAGCGAGGCCATGAAGCCATTGGCCGACAAGGGCATCGTCAGCAAGCTGGAAATGCTGAGACAAGAGGCGAAGATATCCACGTTGCGCCTGCAAGCCGAAAGCCAACGCTCCCGCGTGTCCCTCCTGCGCGAGCTGGATGCGTCGAAGGTCAGCGCGAAGCAGGATGCCGTCGAGCAGGCGGAGGTATTGCAGGCGCAGGCGCGACATAACGTGGACGCCCTGGCGGTACGCGCGGCGATCGCCGGACCCGTGCAGGATGTCTTCGTTTCACTTGGCCAGTCGGTCGCCCAGGGCGAAAAGCTGGCGCAGGTCGCGGATGCAGGACACCTGGTGGCGTCGCTCAAGGTACCGCAGACGCACGCCTCGCAATTGGCCGTGGGCTCGCCCGCTTCCCTCTCGATCATGGGCCGCCAGGTGCCCGGTCATATCGTGCGCGTCGATCCGAAAGTGAAGGACGGTGCCGTGATGGTCGACGTGCAGCCGTTGCGGCCATTGCCGTCCGGGGTGAGGGTCGCGCAGTCGGTCAGCGGCGACATCCAGACCATTTCCGACAGCGATGCCGTGTACCTGCCCAGGAGGGAGGGGATGATTCCTTATAGCAACGCAATCCTTTATGTCCGTGCCGGGCAAGACCTGATGCCTCGTACAGTCCGTTTCGGCGCCGCGAGCGATGCGCAGATCGAGGTCGTGTCCGGGCTCACCGGCGGCGAAGAGATCGCGGCGAATCTTCCGGCGACGGCCGACGCCAGCCGGATCAGGATCGAACGATGA
- a CDS encoding aKG-HExxH-type peptide beta-hydroxylase — protein MADPAMRMLAAALEKLDASAEEGGILAFIEANLDLLDGEASPVWPALGSAWGEHGWGNVPLGMAFYVASLGGVGRWTCTLPVGGGAIGYLGPCPVVLEGRVSFRTDGRRIDVSTRDGTRTFLRMDGTWTKSDATEEAVRIGGAAIIPFAMTGGFEDVSFVGGLSLASSPMGEIRRSLSLALRAIGSAYSRGLAWMTPVLRGIVLVDTGDGTTTSGSSSSHPGLVYVSHPIDVHHLAAQLIHECAHQYLALLNGHERLVRVDCRETFYSPFKRAHRPLYNVLLAFHAAVNIKRLTSAMLRVGLRSGYLEQEDARLDGEIDQMHRDIASSEGWTPAGRRLLGELERAMA, from the coding sequence GTGGCCGATCCGGCGATGAGGATGCTTGCAGCGGCACTGGAGAAGCTGGACGCGAGCGCCGAGGAAGGAGGCATCCTCGCCTTCATCGAAGCCAATCTCGATCTGCTGGATGGCGAAGCCTCACCCGTCTGGCCCGCGTTGGGCTCTGCGTGGGGCGAGCATGGATGGGGGAACGTGCCGCTGGGCATGGCGTTCTACGTCGCCAGCCTCGGCGGGGTGGGCCGATGGACGTGCACCTTGCCGGTGGGCGGCGGTGCGATCGGATATCTCGGTCCCTGTCCCGTCGTGCTGGAGGGGCGCGTGTCCTTCCGGACCGACGGTCGTCGAATCGATGTTTCCACCCGCGATGGTACACGGACATTCCTGCGTATGGACGGTACCTGGACGAAATCCGACGCAACCGAAGAGGCAGTGCGCATCGGCGGTGCCGCGATCATTCCCTTTGCCATGACGGGGGGATTCGAGGATGTGTCGTTCGTTGGCGGATTATCGCTCGCGTCGTCGCCCATGGGGGAGATCCGGCGCAGCCTGAGCCTCGCCCTCCGCGCCATCGGGTCGGCGTATTCGCGCGGGCTGGCGTGGATGACACCGGTCCTCCGCGGTATCGTACTGGTGGACACGGGAGATGGCACGACCACCAGCGGCAGCAGTTCGAGCCATCCTGGTCTGGTGTACGTCTCACATCCGATCGATGTGCATCACCTGGCCGCCCAGCTCATCCATGAATGCGCGCACCAGTACCTTGCACTGCTCAACGGCCACGAGCGCCTGGTACGCGTGGATTGCAGGGAGACCTTCTATTCGCCGTTCAAGCGTGCGCACAGACCCCTGTACAACGTGCTTCTCGCTTTCCATGCGGCGGTGAACATCAAGCGACTCACCAGCGCGATGCTTCGGGTCGGCTTGCGCAGCGGCTACCTCGAGCAGGAGGATGCCCGACTGGACGGCGAGATTGACCAGATGCACCGCGACATCGCCTCCAGCGAGGGGTGGACGCCGGCTGGCCGTCGCCTGCTCGGCGAACTCGAGCGGGCCATGGCATGA
- a CDS encoding radical SAM protein: MNQTEMSTESGNTPAARYERSMRAGRGNSLQIILKVAERCNIACTYCYFFFGGDDSHKFNPAFIGDDTVDDLAAFVEEAIERYRLDLVRIIIHGGEPLMLKRPRMERLLGAIAAASKATQLQFTIQTNAMLVDEAWIELFERFNVYVGVSIDGPREANDTYRLDKRSRGTYDRTIAGLELLRKAHADGRIARPGALCVVNPELVDAQVLYGHLVRDLEFHNVDFLLPDDNHDSMPEPRRAAFRSFMLELFECYRAEKDGRVTIRFFNKLLYALTMKPFFASELQRYFARKDIVFTVSSAGDIAPDDILRMTDPQLMKLGLNIRDATLADVLRNERLDELADVTYRLPTACGGCEWSSVCRGGDIYHRYRRGTGFDNPSIYCDTLKALFERMAETAVDSGMPVEAIDARLKTPLPVVA; this comes from the coding sequence GTGAATCAGACCGAGATGTCGACCGAATCCGGAAATACGCCCGCGGCGAGGTACGAACGCTCCATGCGGGCGGGCCGCGGCAACAGCCTGCAGATCATCCTGAAGGTGGCGGAGCGATGTAACATCGCCTGCACCTATTGCTACTTCTTCTTCGGCGGGGACGACTCGCACAAGTTCAATCCCGCGTTCATCGGCGACGACACGGTCGACGACCTCGCGGCGTTCGTCGAAGAAGCCATCGAGCGGTATCGACTGGACCTCGTACGCATCATCATCCATGGTGGCGAACCCCTGATGCTGAAGCGGCCGCGGATGGAGCGCCTGCTGGGCGCCATTGCGGCAGCATCGAAAGCCACGCAACTGCAGTTCACCATCCAGACGAACGCCATGCTCGTCGACGAGGCATGGATCGAGCTGTTCGAGCGCTTCAACGTGTACGTAGGCGTGAGTATCGACGGCCCGCGCGAGGCCAACGACACTTACCGCCTGGACAAGCGATCACGAGGCACTTACGACCGGACCATCGCTGGCCTCGAACTGCTGCGCAAGGCACATGCGGATGGACGCATTGCAAGGCCGGGGGCGCTCTGCGTGGTCAATCCGGAACTGGTCGATGCCCAGGTCCTCTACGGACACCTCGTGCGCGATCTGGAATTCCACAACGTCGATTTCCTGCTGCCGGACGATAACCACGATTCCATGCCGGAGCCCCGGAGGGCGGCCTTCCGATCCTTCATGCTGGAACTCTTCGAATGCTACAGGGCGGAAAAGGACGGCCGCGTGACCATACGCTTCTTCAATAAGCTGCTCTACGCGCTGACGATGAAACCATTCTTCGCGTCCGAGCTGCAAAGGTACTTCGCCAGAAAGGACATCGTGTTTACCGTGTCGAGCGCCGGCGACATCGCGCCCGACGACATCCTCAGGATGACCGATCCGCAACTGATGAAGCTCGGACTCAATATTCGGGACGCGACGCTGGCCGACGTTCTTCGCAACGAGCGACTCGACGAGCTGGCTGACGTGACTTACCGGCTGCCTACGGCCTGCGGCGGCTGCGAATGGAGTTCGGTGTGCAGGGGAGGCGATATCTATCATAGGTACCGGCGCGGCACTGGATTCGACAATCCCTCGATCTACTGCGACACGCTCAAGGCGCTCTTCGAGCGCATGGCGGAAACCGCCGTCGACTCGGGGATGCCCGTGGAGGCGATCGACGCGCGGCTGAAGACTCCATTGCCGGTTGTCGCATGA
- a CDS encoding LysR substrate-binding domain-containing protein → MDKLQAMQTFVRVVEAGSFSAVAKESGGTQSGVSKQVAALEHELGAKLLARTTRSLALTEEGERYFEQARRLVAEIAEAEAALDSGHQQLKGWLRVAASVGFGRLKLMPLVQSFLAEHPGVKIDLKLSDGFIDLVERGIDVAARIGDLADSSLVARRVGQSTREVLAHRDYVRRLPKGVESPRLPEDLLNHNCIVYTGTRMHSAWRFVAGPGAPEPVGTERRVAVSGDLQTDSSEVVRAAVLAGMGVCYTPTWLFDDEIARGEVVRLMPDWSIPSPIHMVSPQERRYSAKVRAFVDHVAAAFETGD, encoded by the coding sequence GTGGACAAATTGCAGGCCATGCAGACCTTCGTACGGGTGGTGGAGGCGGGGAGCTTCTCCGCTGTGGCGAAGGAATCCGGCGGCACCCAGAGCGGTGTCAGCAAGCAGGTGGCGGCCCTGGAGCACGAACTCGGCGCCAAGCTGCTCGCCCGGACCACGCGTTCGCTGGCGCTTACCGAGGAAGGTGAGCGGTACTTCGAGCAGGCACGCCGGCTGGTCGCCGAGATCGCCGAGGCGGAAGCGGCGCTGGACAGCGGTCACCAGCAACTCAAGGGCTGGCTGCGCGTGGCCGCTTCGGTGGGTTTCGGCCGGCTGAAACTCATGCCTCTCGTGCAGAGCTTTCTTGCGGAGCACCCAGGGGTGAAGATCGATCTCAAGCTCAGCGATGGATTCATCGACCTTGTCGAACGCGGCATCGACGTGGCGGCGCGCATCGGCGACCTGGCCGACAGCAGCCTGGTCGCCCGCCGCGTGGGTCAGTCCACACGCGAGGTGCTCGCCCATCGCGATTACGTCCGCCGGTTGCCGAAAGGCGTCGAGTCGCCGCGGCTCCCCGAAGATCTCCTGAACCACAATTGCATCGTTTACACAGGCACCCGCATGCACAGCGCATGGCGCTTCGTTGCCGGGCCGGGCGCACCGGAACCCGTGGGCACCGAGCGTCGCGTGGCGGTATCGGGAGACCTGCAGACGGACAGCAGCGAAGTCGTGAGGGCCGCCGTGCTGGCAGGCATGGGTGTGTGCTACACGCCCACCTGGCTGTTCGACGACGAGATCGCGCGGGGCGAAGTCGTCCGGCTCATGCCGGATTGGTCGATCCCATCGCCCATCCACATGGTGAGTCCGCAGGAACGGCGGTATTCGGCTAAGGTGCGGGCCTTCGTCGATCATGTGGCGGCGGCGTTCGAGACCGGCGACTAG
- a CDS encoding SDR family NAD(P)-dependent oxidoreductase, which translates to MNHQVVLITGALTGIGRATALAFAKEGARLVVSGRREEAGQALAAELRAMGNEAEFIRADVRYEADVRAMVDQTIARFGRLDVAVNNAGTEGQLGPVADQTVDNYENTFSTNVLGTLLSMKHEMRAMQQQRGGAIVNVSSVAGHVGIAGASVYVGSKHAVEGMTKAVALEGAALGIRVNAVAPGPVATDMLDRFVGNDEEAKQGFLAMIPAKRAASVDEIAQTIVFLADDKAAYLTGQVVAVDGGYSAQ; encoded by the coding sequence ATGAATCACCAAGTCGTCCTGATCACCGGCGCTCTCACCGGCATCGGCCGCGCCACGGCCCTGGCCTTTGCGAAGGAGGGTGCTCGCCTGGTCGTCAGCGGCCGCCGCGAGGAGGCAGGCCAGGCCCTCGCCGCGGAACTCCGTGCCATGGGCAACGAAGCGGAATTCATCCGTGCCGACGTGCGGTACGAGGCAGATGTCCGCGCCATGGTGGACCAGACCATCGCCCGCTTCGGACGCCTCGACGTCGCCGTGAACAACGCCGGTACCGAGGGCCAGCTGGGGCCGGTCGCCGACCAGACCGTGGACAACTACGAGAACACGTTTTCCACCAACGTGCTTGGCACGCTGCTGTCGATGAAGCACGAAATGCGCGCGATGCAGCAGCAGCGCGGCGGTGCCATCGTCAACGTCTCGTCGGTCGCCGGACATGTCGGCATCGCGGGTGCATCTGTCTATGTCGGCAGCAAGCACGCGGTGGAGGGCATGACGAAGGCCGTGGCCCTCGAAGGTGCCGCCCTCGGTATCCGCGTGAATGCCGTCGCGCCGGGTCCCGTCGCCACCGACATGCTCGACCGCTTCGTCGGCAACGACGAGGAGGCGAAGCAGGGCTTCCTCGCCATGATTCCCGCAAAGCGAGCGGCATCCGTCGACGAAATCGCGCAGACCATCGTCTTCCTCGCCGACGACAAGGCCGCGTACCTCACCGGTCAGGTCGTCGCCGTCGACGGCGGCTATTCGGCCCAATAA